A single Nicotiana tabacum cultivar K326 chromosome 5, ASM71507v2, whole genome shotgun sequence DNA region contains:
- the LOC107800290 gene encoding short integuments 2, mitochondrial-like isoform X2 yields the protein MGAVRKGWLGQMGFNKGGGNINWFPGHMAAATRAIRQRLKLSDLVIEVRDARIPLSSANEDLQPMLSGKRRVIALNKQDLANRNLMHGWISYFNSRKQECLPINAHSRSSVQKLLDLVEFKLKEVMTREPTLLVMVLGVPNVGKSALINSIHQIALSRFPVQEKMKKARVGPLPGVTQDIAGFKIAHRPSVYLLDTPGVLVPSIPDIETGLKLALAGSVKDSVVGEERIAQYLLAVLNTRGTPLHWKHLVSRESEDLHLELDKKPESNIKDLQNKSKKPINKSDVYRVQDMVSEVQRTLYITHSEFNGSLEDENDLETLIDHQFEALQKALKIPHKASEARIMVSKKFLTLFRTGKLGSFILDDVPDASDSVS from the exons atgGGGGCAGTGAGAAAAGGATGGTTGGGGCAAATGGGTTTCAACAAAGGTGGAGGAAACATCAATTGGTTCCCGGGGCACATGGCTGCAGCTACCCGTGCCATTCGCCAACGCCTCAAACTCTCTGACCTTGTCATTGAAGTCCGTGATGCCCGT aTACCATTGTCTTCGGCGAACGAAGACTTGCAGCCAATGCTTTCTGGAAAAAGGCGAGTCATTGCCCTCAATAAGCAAGATTTGGCCAACCGCAACCTCATGCAT GGGTGGATTAGTTATTTTAATTCACGTAAACAAGAGTGTCTCCCAATAAATGCACACAGTAGAAGTTCTGTACAAAAG CTTCTTGATCTGGTCGAGTTCAAACTGAAGGAGGTTATGACAAGGGAACCTACTCTTCTTGTCATGGTGTTGGGTGTTCCAAATGTTGGCAAATCAGCTTTAATCAACTCCATACATCAAATTGCATTATCTCGATTTCCAG TGcaggagaagatgaagaaggctAGAGTGGGACCTTTGCCTGGTGTTACTCAAGATATTGCTGGATTCAAG ATTGCACATCGACCGAGTGTATATTTGCTGGACACTCCAGGAGTGTTGGTTCCAAGTATCCCAGATATAGAAACCGGGCTAAAGCTAGCTCTTGCAG GGTCCGTGAAAGATTCTGTAGTTGGTGAAGAGCGAATTGCTCAATACTTATTAGCAGTGTTAAACACTCGAGGAACTCCTCTTCATTGGAAGCACTTGGTTAGCAGGGAAAGTGAGGACCTTCACCTTGAGTTGGACAAGAAACCTGAATCTAATATCAAAGATCTTCAAAATAAGAGCAAGAAGCCCATAAACAAATCTGATGTCTACCGTGTTCAG GATATGGTTAGTGAAGTCCAACGCACACTTTACATCACACACTCGGAGTTCAATGGTAGTTTGGAAGATGAAAATGACCTAGAAACTCTAATAGACCACCAGTTTGAAGCATTGCAGAAGGCTCTAAAGATACCTCATAAAGCTTCAGAGGCTCGGATAATGGTATCAAAGAAATTCCTTACTTTATTTAGAACAGGGAAACTAGGTTCTTTTATCCTGGACGACGTTCCTGACGCATCTGACTCTGTATCTTGA
- the LOC107800290 gene encoding short integuments 2, mitochondrial-like isoform X1: MGAVRKGWLGQMGFNKGGGNINWFPGHMAAATRAIRQRLKLSDLVIEVRDARIPLSSANEDLQPMLSGKRRVIALNKQDLANRNLMHGWISYFNSRKQECLPINAHSRSSVQKLLDLVEFKLKEVMTREPTLLVMVLGVPNVGKSALINSIHQIALSRFPVQEKMKKARVGPLPGVTQDIAGFKVRNIQQHRGSDYLHSPYFHEIAHRPSVYLLDTPGVLVPSIPDIETGLKLALAGSVKDSVVGEERIAQYLLAVLNTRGTPLHWKHLVSRESEDLHLELDKKPESNIKDLQNKSKKPINKSDVYRVQDMVSEVQRTLYITHSEFNGSLEDENDLETLIDHQFEALQKALKIPHKASEARIMVSKKFLTLFRTGKLGSFILDDVPDASDSVS, encoded by the exons atgGGGGCAGTGAGAAAAGGATGGTTGGGGCAAATGGGTTTCAACAAAGGTGGAGGAAACATCAATTGGTTCCCGGGGCACATGGCTGCAGCTACCCGTGCCATTCGCCAACGCCTCAAACTCTCTGACCTTGTCATTGAAGTCCGTGATGCCCGT aTACCATTGTCTTCGGCGAACGAAGACTTGCAGCCAATGCTTTCTGGAAAAAGGCGAGTCATTGCCCTCAATAAGCAAGATTTGGCCAACCGCAACCTCATGCAT GGGTGGATTAGTTATTTTAATTCACGTAAACAAGAGTGTCTCCCAATAAATGCACACAGTAGAAGTTCTGTACAAAAG CTTCTTGATCTGGTCGAGTTCAAACTGAAGGAGGTTATGACAAGGGAACCTACTCTTCTTGTCATGGTGTTGGGTGTTCCAAATGTTGGCAAATCAGCTTTAATCAACTCCATACATCAAATTGCATTATCTCGATTTCCAG TGcaggagaagatgaagaaggctAGAGTGGGACCTTTGCCTGGTGTTACTCAAGATATTGCTGGATTCAAGGTTAGAAATATTCAACAACATAGAGGGTCAGATTATCTCCATAGTCCATATTTCCATGAG ATTGCACATCGACCGAGTGTATATTTGCTGGACACTCCAGGAGTGTTGGTTCCAAGTATCCCAGATATAGAAACCGGGCTAAAGCTAGCTCTTGCAG GGTCCGTGAAAGATTCTGTAGTTGGTGAAGAGCGAATTGCTCAATACTTATTAGCAGTGTTAAACACTCGAGGAACTCCTCTTCATTGGAAGCACTTGGTTAGCAGGGAAAGTGAGGACCTTCACCTTGAGTTGGACAAGAAACCTGAATCTAATATCAAAGATCTTCAAAATAAGAGCAAGAAGCCCATAAACAAATCTGATGTCTACCGTGTTCAG GATATGGTTAGTGAAGTCCAACGCACACTTTACATCACACACTCGGAGTTCAATGGTAGTTTGGAAGATGAAAATGACCTAGAAACTCTAATAGACCACCAGTTTGAAGCATTGCAGAAGGCTCTAAAGATACCTCATAAAGCTTCAGAGGCTCGGATAATGGTATCAAAGAAATTCCTTACTTTATTTAGAACAGGGAAACTAGGTTCTTTTATCCTGGACGACGTTCCTGACGCATCTGACTCTGTATCTTGA
- the LOC107800296 gene encoding villin-2 yields MPNSVKALEPAFQGADQRIGTEIWRIEDFQPVPLQKSEYGKFYSGDSYIVLQTTSGKGGSYIYDIHFWLGKDTSQDEAGTAAIKTVELDAILGGRAVQHREIQGHESDKFLSYFKPCIIPLEGGIASGFKKPEEEEFETRLYICKGKRVVRMKQVPFSRSSLNHDDVFILDSKDKIYQFNGANSNIQERAKALEVIPFLKDKYHEGTCDVAIVDDGNLQAESDSGSFWVLFGGFAPIGKKVASEDDIVPEKTPAKLYSITDGQVSPVDGELSKSSLENNKCYLLDCGAEVFIWVGRVTQLEERKAAIQAAEEYLTSQNRPKSTHVTRLIQGYETHSFKSSFDSWPSGSVPAAEEGRGKVAALLKQQGVGVKGGSKNTPANEEVPPLLEGGGKIEVWRINGSAKSTVPGDDIGKFYSGDCYIVLYTYHSNERKEDYYLSWWIGKDSIEEDQNTAAKLASTMCNSLKGRPVLGRVYQGKEPPQFVAIFQPMLVLKGGLSSGYKNYISDKGLNDETYTADSVALIRLSGTSVHNNKAVQVDVVATSLNSNECFLLQSGSSVFNWHGNQSTYEQQQLAAKVTEFLKPGVTVKHAKEGTESSTFWFALGGKQSYTSKKVASEVARDPHLIAYSINEGASIEEIYNFSQDDLSTEDVLLLDTHAEVFVWVGQSSDPKEKQSSFEVGQKYIEIAASLEGLSPNVPLYKVTEGNEPCFFTTFFSWDPAKAIAHGNSFQKKVMLLFGVGHASAQRSNGTNQGGATQRASALAALNSAFSSSSPAKSSSAPRSAGKSPGSQRAAAIAALSSALSAEKKQPPEGGSPLRLSRTSSVDAIASGNEVSTAEIEDSKEVPEHKEIETVEPAETDREDVELKLEPEQVETGNDSSQTTFSYERLKAKSENPVSGIDFKRREAYLSDEEFKSVLEMTKEAFYKLPKWKQDIHKKKVDLF; encoded by the exons ATGCCTAACTCTGTTAAAGCCTTAGAACCTGCATTTCAGGGTGCGGATCAGAGAAT AGGGACCGAAATTTGGAGAATTGAGGATTTCCAACCAGTTCCATTGCAGAAGTCTGAATATGGTAAATTCTACTCGGGTGATTCTTACATCGTCTTGCAG ACAACTTCAGGCAAGGGAGGTTCTTATATTTATGATATACACTTCTGGCTTGGAAAGGATACTAGTCAG GATGAAGCTGGAACTGCAGCTATCAAAACTGTTGAGCTTGATGCGATTCTTGGAGGGCGAGCAGTACAGCATAGGGAAATCCAAGGTCATGAATCTGACAAATTTTTATCATACTTTAAGCCATGCATTATACCATTGGAAGGTGGTATTGCGTCTGGATTCAAGAAACCAGAAGAGGAAGAATTTGAAACAAGGTTGTATATCTGCAAGGGTAAACGCGTTGTCAGGATGAAGCAG GTCCCATTTTCCCGGTCCTCTCTAAATCATGATGATGTGTTCATTCTGGACTCTAAAGACAAGATATATCAGTTCAATGGTGCAAATTCTAACATCCAGGAGAGGGCCAAAGCACTAGAAGTTATTCCGTTCTTGAAGGACAAGTATCACGAGGGGACGTGTGATGTTGCAATTGTTG ATGATGGAAATTTACAAGCTGAGTCGGATTCCGGTTCGTTCTGGGTGCTCTTTGGTGGCTTTGCTCCAATTGGCAAAAAGGTTGCTAGTGAAGATGATATTGTGCCCGAGAAGACACCTGCAAAACTTTATAG CATTACTGATGGTCAAGTCAGTCCCGTGGACGGTGAACTTTCAAAATCTAGCTTAGAGAACAATAAATGCTATCTTTTGGATTGTGGTGCTGAGGTATTTATTTGGGTTGGCCGTGTAACTCAATTGGAAGAGAGGAAAGctgccattcaagctgcagag GAGTATCTTACCAGTCAAAATAGACCAAAGTCAACACATGTAACCCGACTTATTCAAGGCTATGAAACACACTCATTCAAGTCCAGCTTTGACTCTTGGCCTTCAGGGTCTGTACCAGCCGCTGAGGAGGGAAGAGGAAAAGTAGCAG CTTTGCTGAAGCAACAAGGGGTTGGTGTTAAAGGTGGTAGCAAAAATACTCCTGCAAATGAGGAAGTCCCGCCGTTGCTTGAAGGGGGTGGAAAAATAGAG GTCTGGCGTATCAACGGCAGTGCAAAGAGCACTGTGCCCGGAGATGATATTGGTAAATTCTACAGTGGAGATTGCTATATAGTTCTTTACACATACCACTCTAATGAAAGGAAAGAAGATTATTATCTATCCTGGTGGATTGGAAAGGATAGCATTGAG GAGGATCAAAATACGGCTGCAAAATTGGCCAGTACAATGTGCAATTCACTTAAAGGGAGACCAGTGCTG GGTCGCGTATATCAAGGGAAAGAACCGCCACAATTTGTTGCAATCTTCCAGCCCATGTTGGTCCTTAAG GGTGGATTAAGCTCTggatataaaaattatatttccGACAAAGGCCTGAATGATGAAACCTACACTGCTGATTCTGTGGCACTGATTCGATTATCTGGAACTTCTGTGCATAACAACAAAGCAGTTCAAGTTGATGTT GTGGCAACTTCACTGAACTCTAATGAGTGTTTTCTTCTGCAATCTGGCTCATCAGTATTTAATTGGCATGGAAACCAGAGTACCTATGAGCAGCAGCAATTAGCAGCAAAAGTTACAGAATTCTTAAAG cCAGGAGTAACTGTGAAACACGCTAAAGAAGGAACAGAGAGCTCAACTTTCTGGTTTGCTCTTGGAGGAAAACAAAGTTACACCAGCAAGAAAGTAGCTTCAGAGGTCGCCAGAGATCCCCATTTGATTGCTTATTCAATTAATGAAGGTGCATCC ATTGAAGAAATCTACAACTTCTCTCAAGATGATTTATCGACTGAGGATGTTTTATTACTTGATACACATGCCGAAGTGTTTGTTTGGGTTGGTCAGTCATCAGATCCCAAAGAAAAGCAAAGTTCTTTTGAAGTTGGACAG AAATACATCGAGATAGCTGCATCTTTAGAAGGGTTGTCTCCTAATGTTCCACTGTATAAAGTCACGGAAGGAAATGAACCTTGCTTCTTTACAACATTTTTCTCCTGGGATCCTGCTAAAGCTATT GCACATGGAAACTCGTTCCAAAAGAAGGTTATGCTACTCTTTGGGGTCGGTCATGCTTCAGCG CAAAGGTCCAATGGGACAAATCAAGGTGGAGCAACCCAAAGAGCTTCAGCTTTGGCTGCTTTGAACTCTGCATTTAGTTCATCATCTCCAGCAAAATCCAGTTCTGCGCCAAGGTCTGCTGGGAAAAGTCCGGGTTCACAAAGAGCAGCTGCAATAGCTGCTTTATCTTCTGCTCTTAGTGCCGAAAAGAAGCAGCCACCTGAGGGCGGCTCTCCTCTCCGATTAAGTAGAACTTCATCAGTAGATGCTATTGCCTCTG GGAATGAAGTTTCTACTGCTGAGATTGAAGATTCTAAAGAAGTTCCAGAACACAAGGAGATCGAAACAGTTGAGCCTGCAGAGACTGATAGAGAGGACGTGGAACTGAAGCTTGAACCAGAACAGGTTGAGACTGGCAATGATAGTAGTCAGACTACATTTAGCTATGAAAGACTGAAGGCTAAATCTGAAAATCCTGTCAGTGGGATTGATTTTAAACGGAGAGAG GCTTATCTTTCTGACGAGGAATTCAAGTCAGTACTAGAAATGACAAAAGAAGCTTTCTATAAGTTGCCTAAATGGAAGCAAGATATCCACAAAAAGAAAGTTGATCTCTTCTAG